Sequence from the Dehalococcoidia bacterium genome:
TAATTCCGGAATCACAACTCCCACGACTTTGGCTGCACCGGTATTAGTAGGAATTATATTCTGTGCTGCGGAGCGAGCCCTGCGCATATCAGAATGTGCTTGATCAAGTATTTGCTGATCATTCGTGTAAGCATGCACTGTGGTCATCAGTCCATGCTCAATGCCGAATTCATCATTCAAAACTTTTATTAATTGAGCAACGCAGTTTGTAGTACATGAGGCATTTGAAATTACATGATGGGTATCGGGGTCATATTGATCAGCATTTACGCCCAATACCAATGTCTTATCTTCGCCAGAGGCTGGAGCTGAGATGATTACCTTCTTAGCACCTCCCTCAATATGCCCAGCTGCTTTTTCGCGTTGCGTAAATATACCGGTAGACTCAATAACGATATCGACTCCTAGATCTCCCCATGGTAAGTCTGAGGGGTTTCTCTCCGAAAGCGATTTAATCAGTTTTCCATCTACTTCTATCCCCCCATCCACGGTTTTAACAGTGCCAGGGAATCTGCCGTAATTGGAATCATACTTTAAGAGGTGCGCATTAACTTCTGGAGCAGCAAGGTCATTGACTGCCACCACTTCTAATTCATTTGAATGGCGCTCTAGCGTAGCTCTCAATACCTGCC
This genomic interval carries:
- the gap gene encoding type I glyceraldehyde-3-phosphate dehydrogenase; the encoded protein is MSTRVGINGFGRIGRQVLRATLERHSNELEVVAVNDLAAPEVNAHLLKYDSNYGRFPGTVKTVDGGIEVDGKLIKSLSERNPSDLPWGDLGVDIVIESTGIFTQREKAAGHIEGGAKKVIISAPASGEDKTLVLGVNADQYDPDTHHVISNASCTTNCVAQLIKVLNDEFGIEHGLMTTVHAYTNDQQILDQAHSDMRRARSAAQNIIPTNTGAAKVVGVVIPELNGKLHGMALRVPVPTGSITDFVADLGRKVTVDEVNNAFRSAAEGPLKGILEYTEDQIVSSDIKMNPASCIFDADSTMVMEGTMVKVLGWYDNEWGYSCRTSDLTAMIARKGL